One Curtobacterium sp. MCLR17_007 DNA window includes the following coding sequences:
- a CDS encoding phosphoribosyltransferase family protein, which translates to MAVELSTWDRGGTPVAPTFSTMRFPAGEAHVKVAVEHGSPADLTEIATLRGTSGDDLLMLGMWADAVRQRGAKSVALVPYLPGARQDRGLPFGARVYADVLNGFHLDQVIAFDPHSPVIVGLVERLTVVTSERVVRDTVVAGSDYSGVIAPDKGAVARATAVADACGLPVFRAEKHRNPDTGKLDGFSCEPLPDTGRLLVVDDICDGGGTFMGLAGSTGLPKERLGLWVSHGVFSGRAPQLADHFGEIVTTDSYPAQNAVPGLRTIELTPYLTEQIR; encoded by the coding sequence ATGGCAGTCGAACTCAGCACCTGGGACCGGGGCGGCACCCCCGTGGCCCCCACGTTCTCCACCATGCGCTTCCCCGCGGGCGAAGCGCACGTCAAGGTCGCCGTCGAGCACGGCAGCCCTGCCGACCTGACCGAGATCGCGACGCTGCGGGGCACGAGCGGCGACGACCTGCTCATGCTCGGCATGTGGGCTGACGCCGTCCGCCAGCGCGGCGCGAAGTCGGTCGCGCTCGTCCCGTACCTGCCCGGTGCACGCCAGGACCGCGGGCTGCCGTTCGGTGCCCGGGTCTACGCGGACGTCCTGAACGGCTTCCACCTCGACCAGGTGATCGCGTTCGACCCGCACTCCCCCGTGATCGTCGGACTGGTGGAGCGCCTCACCGTCGTCACGAGCGAACGGGTCGTCCGCGACACCGTCGTCGCCGGGTCCGACTACAGCGGCGTCATCGCCCCGGACAAGGGTGCCGTCGCCCGGGCGACCGCCGTCGCCGACGCCTGCGGACTGCCGGTGTTCCGCGCCGAGAAGCACCGCAACCCCGACACGGGCAAGCTCGACGGCTTCTCCTGCGAGCCGCTGCCGGACACCGGCCGACTGCTCGTCGTCGACGACATCTGCGACGGGGGTGGCACCTTCATGGGACTGGCCGGCAGCACCGGCCTCCCGAAGGAGCGCCTCGGCCTCTGGGTGTCGCACGGCGTGTTCTCCGGCCGGGCACCCCAGCTCGCCGACCACTTCGGCGAGATCGTCACGACCGACTCGTACCCCGCGCAGAACGCCGTGCCCGGCCTGCGCACGATCGAACTCACCCCCTACCTGACGGAGCAGATCCGATGA
- a CDS encoding nicotinate phosphoribosyltransferase, producing the protein MTDTTTALAPRITTASPIAPLLAVDGYKHSHRQVYPRGTTRILINWTNRSNAHMPESTHAVVFGLQAFIQRHLVEAWAPFFAADEDEVARLFSEALEGYFGLNHIGVDHVRALHRLGYLPLTIRALPEGTLAPIGVATLTVENTVDEFFWLPNYIETALSASIWHPSTVATKALEYRDLMEDWAARTGAVPESIDFAAHDFSFRGQSSIESAAAGGAGHLLSFLGTDSMPTLDFIDRYYPGDNRWVAASVPATEHSVMCVRGADGELATFEQILDVYPTGIVSAVSDGFDLFKVITETLPQLKDRITARDGKLVIRPDSGDPVDIVTGTVHDVPEDQLLADGRSHEQKGVVELLDELFGHTVNDAGYKVLDQHIGVIYGDSITLDRARRIYERLAAKGYASDNIVLGIGSYTYQYMTRDNLGSAVKATWALVDGEPVDIQKDPKTGSGKKSAKGRIALHRDATGEIHQTDQATASDEETSLLQPVWTDGRFLVHQSFADVRATLRRERTERAARRAAAAS; encoded by the coding sequence ATGACCGACACCACGACCGCACTGGCCCCGCGCATCACCACCGCGAGCCCGATCGCTCCGCTGCTGGCGGTCGACGGGTACAAGCACTCACACCGGCAGGTCTACCCCCGGGGCACGACCCGCATCCTGATCAACTGGACGAACCGCTCGAACGCGCACATGCCCGAGTCGACCCACGCCGTGGTGTTCGGACTGCAGGCGTTCATCCAGCGACACCTGGTCGAGGCATGGGCACCGTTCTTCGCCGCTGACGAGGACGAGGTCGCCCGGCTGTTCTCCGAGGCGCTCGAGGGGTACTTCGGCTTGAACCACATCGGCGTCGACCACGTCCGCGCCCTGCACCGCCTGGGGTACCTCCCCCTGACGATCCGCGCGCTCCCCGAGGGCACCCTCGCCCCGATCGGCGTCGCCACCCTGACCGTCGAGAACACCGTCGACGAGTTCTTCTGGCTGCCGAACTACATCGAGACCGCCCTGTCGGCGTCGATCTGGCACCCCTCCACCGTCGCGACGAAGGCGCTGGAGTACCGCGACCTGATGGAGGACTGGGCGGCGCGCACGGGCGCCGTGCCGGAGAGCATCGACTTCGCCGCGCACGACTTCTCGTTCCGCGGGCAATCGAGCATCGAGTCCGCGGCAGCCGGTGGCGCCGGGCACCTGCTCTCGTTCCTGGGCACCGACTCGATGCCGACGCTCGACTTCATCGACCGCTACTACCCGGGTGACAACCGCTGGGTCGCTGCCAGCGTCCCCGCCACCGAGCACAGCGTGATGTGCGTGCGCGGTGCCGACGGCGAGCTCGCGACCTTCGAGCAGATCCTCGACGTCTACCCGACGGGCATCGTCTCGGCGGTCAGCGACGGCTTCGACCTGTTCAAGGTGATCACCGAGACGCTCCCGCAGCTCAAGGACCGGATCACGGCCCGCGACGGCAAGCTCGTCATCCGCCCTGACTCCGGCGACCCGGTCGACATCGTCACCGGCACCGTGCACGACGTTCCCGAGGACCAGCTGCTGGCCGACGGGCGGTCGCACGAGCAGAAGGGCGTCGTCGAGCTGCTCGACGAGCTGTTCGGCCACACCGTCAACGACGCCGGGTACAAGGTCCTCGACCAGCACATCGGCGTGATCTACGGCGACAGCATCACCCTCGACCGCGCCCGTCGGATCTACGAGCGCCTGGCCGCCAAGGGCTACGCGAGCGACAACATCGTGCTCGGCATCGGGTCGTACACGTACCAGTACATGACCCGCGACAACCTCGGCAGCGCGGTGAAGGCCACGTGGGCACTGGTCGACGGCGAACCGGTCGACATCCAGAAGGACCCGAAGACCGGCAGCGGCAAGAAGAGCGCCAAGGGCCGGATCGCCCTGCACCGCGACGCCACCGGCGAGATCCACCAGACCGACCAGGCCACCGCATCGGACGAGGAGACGAGCCTGCTCCAGCCCGTCTGGACCGACGGCCGCTTCCTGGTGCACCAGTCCTTCGCCGACGTCCGGGCGACCCTCCGCCGCGAGCGCACCGAACGCGCCGCCCGACGAGCAGCAGCGGCCTCGTGA
- a CDS encoding NUDIX domain-containing protein, whose protein sequence is MTDAVTTRDQPLIAIDVVPMSFSAAGLLVATARRQYDPYAGQEALPGVLLHPAERLTDAARRALRTKAGIGPETVRHLAQIGAFDGPERDPRDAAISIAFVAVVAADGPPDAARGADQPHTVWRHPTGAEPSLPFDHDRIIQAALDHARTRLWRDTALTRALLGPRFTTADAARLQTGLTGSAPDPGNLNRSLRTNAALVRSDEPVASASGRRGGRPPVTWTWQG, encoded by the coding sequence GTGACCGACGCGGTGACGACCCGCGACCAGCCGCTCATCGCGATCGACGTCGTCCCGATGTCCTTCTCGGCGGCCGGCCTGCTGGTCGCCACCGCGCGTCGGCAGTACGACCCGTACGCCGGCCAGGAGGCACTCCCCGGCGTGCTCCTGCACCCTGCGGAACGCCTGACCGACGCTGCACGGCGCGCCCTGCGCACCAAGGCGGGCATCGGCCCCGAGACAGTCCGGCACCTCGCGCAGATCGGCGCGTTCGACGGGCCGGAACGCGACCCGCGCGACGCGGCGATCAGCATCGCGTTCGTCGCGGTGGTGGCTGCCGACGGACCACCGGACGCGGCACGGGGGGCTGACCAGCCGCACACCGTCTGGCGCCACCCCACCGGGGCCGAGCCGAGCCTCCCGTTCGACCACGACCGGATCATCCAGGCTGCCCTCGACCACGCGCGCACCCGGCTCTGGCGCGACACGGCGCTGACGCGAGCGCTGCTCGGACCGCGGTTCACGACGGCCGACGCGGCGCGGTTGCAGACCGGGCTGACCGGCAGCGCGCCCGATCCTGGCAACCTCAACCGATCGCTCCGGACGAACGCGGCACTCGTGCGGTCGGACGAGCCCGTCGCGTCCGCGTCCGGACGTCGCGGCGGACGTCCCCCGGTCACCTGGACGTGGCAGGGCTGA
- a CDS encoding pyridoxal 5'-phosphate synthase, with the protein MASAPLSGDTSFAFPELDDPPASPLDVARTWVADAQDGDVSEPMSMTLATADDGVVSARTVDVKTIDDRGLVFGSSSHSPKGRQLTANPAAALQVYWRETMQQLRFEGTVVQLSDQESDELFAARSPKSRAATAVADQSAPLDGSFQDLIDDANALLEESEDVPRPASWRAWRLEPTSVEFWHGSRDRMHRRLQYRLGPDGWTSAVLQP; encoded by the coding sequence ATGGCCTCCGCTCCCCTGTCCGGTGACACGTCCTTCGCCTTCCCCGAGCTCGACGACCCACCCGCCTCCCCGCTCGACGTCGCCCGCACCTGGGTCGCCGACGCGCAGGACGGCGACGTGTCCGAGCCGATGTCGATGACCCTGGCGACCGCCGACGACGGTGTCGTGAGCGCCCGCACCGTCGACGTGAAGACGATCGACGACCGCGGGCTGGTGTTCGGGTCCTCGAGCCACAGCCCGAAGGGGCGGCAGCTCACCGCGAACCCGGCCGCCGCACTGCAGGTCTACTGGCGCGAGACGATGCAGCAGCTGCGGTTCGAGGGCACCGTCGTGCAGCTGTCGGACCAGGAGTCCGACGAGCTGTTCGCCGCACGGTCGCCGAAGTCGCGCGCTGCCACCGCGGTCGCCGACCAGTCCGCGCCGCTCGACGGCTCGTTCCAGGACCTCATCGACGACGCGAACGCGCTGCTCGAGGAGTCCGAGGACGTGCCGCGACCGGCGTCGTGGCGCGCATGGCGGCTCGAGCCGACCTCGGTCGAGTTCTGGCACGGCAGTCGCGACCGGATGCACCGCCGCCTGCAGTACCGCCTGGGGCCGGACGGCTGGACGTCGGCGGTCCTGCAGCCGTAG
- a CDS encoding UvrD-helicase domain-containing protein — MTIVLDPFDSTPEPGAGDRPYEDPFTAGLNPQQKQAVEYRGESLLIVAGAGSGKTSVLTRRIALLLANREAWPSQILAITFTNKAAAEMRERVRALVGQASEGMWISTFHSACVRILRREAERFGFPQSFTIYDSADSRALLKRIIKDLEADTLGLTVGAAASKISKLKNELQDVDTYARNINANDPQEVMFTEVFRRYTNDLRRANAFDFDDLIGQTVFLFRAFPEVAALYQRRFRFVLVDEYQDTNHAQYSLIRELTRPVPVEQVDRLEDEGQHVARMREADGSIAGASLTVVGDSDQSIYAFRGADIRNIVEFERDFPNSKVILLEQNYRSTQNILDAANAVIANNFDRQVKNLFTEVGAGDKIIGFTGYTGHDEAQFVADEIQRLHEDGMDYRDMAVFYRTNSQTRTLEEIFIRAAIPYRVLGGTKFYERAEIKDAMAYLITVANPADPMALRRVLNVPKRGIGAVTETTLQRYADDHDVTMREALRHADELGFGPKVRNAITAFAALLDDVSAKATDQPVVDTLTQLLDGSGLLEQLRKSPDAQDSARADNIDELVAVTREFQKNNPDGTLVDFLTEVSLVAAADELDDSSGTVSLMTLHTAKGLEYDAVFLTGVEEDLLPHRMSANEPGGPSEERRLFYVGITRAKKSLFLSLAMTRAQFGDVNVAMPSRFLQEIPEGLIEWKQSPGMANSRGGTQPRALNAKRDGAGPGGFGGAGGGGGYRGGGGWGGGSYDRAAAAAKTRPKTEWANRVSGQVRDNGDMELAAGDRITHVDFGEGTVSAVTGQGAKRIAEIAFDAAGRKKLLIKIAPIEKL, encoded by the coding sequence ATGACGATCGTGCTCGACCCATTCGACTCGACGCCCGAGCCGGGTGCCGGGGACCGCCCCTACGAGGACCCGTTCACCGCCGGTCTGAACCCCCAGCAGAAGCAAGCGGTCGAGTACCGCGGCGAGTCCCTGCTGATCGTCGCCGGCGCCGGTTCCGGCAAGACCAGCGTGCTCACCCGGCGCATCGCGCTGCTGCTGGCGAACCGCGAAGCCTGGCCGTCGCAGATCCTGGCGATCACGTTCACGAACAAGGCCGCGGCCGAGATGCGCGAGCGGGTGCGGGCCCTCGTCGGCCAGGCGTCCGAGGGCATGTGGATCTCGACGTTCCACTCCGCGTGTGTGCGGATCCTGCGGCGTGAAGCCGAGCGGTTCGGGTTCCCGCAGTCCTTCACCATCTACGACTCCGCCGACTCGCGTGCGCTCCTCAAGCGGATCATCAAGGACCTCGAAGCGGACACCCTCGGGCTGACCGTCGGTGCCGCCGCGTCGAAGATCTCCAAGCTCAAGAACGAGCTGCAGGACGTCGACACCTACGCGCGGAACATCAACGCGAACGACCCGCAAGAAGTCATGTTCACCGAGGTGTTCCGGCGGTACACGAACGACCTGCGCCGGGCGAACGCCTTCGACTTCGACGACCTGATCGGACAGACGGTCTTCCTGTTCCGGGCGTTCCCCGAGGTCGCGGCGCTGTACCAGCGACGGTTCCGCTTCGTCCTGGTGGACGAGTACCAGGACACCAACCACGCCCAGTACTCGCTCATCCGCGAGCTCACGCGCCCCGTCCCCGTCGAGCAGGTCGACCGCCTCGAGGACGAGGGCCAGCACGTCGCCCGCATGCGCGAGGCCGACGGGTCGATCGCCGGTGCGTCGCTGACGGTGGTCGGCGACTCGGACCAGTCGATCTACGCCTTCCGCGGGGCCGACATCCGCAACATCGTCGAGTTCGAGCGGGACTTCCCGAACTCGAAGGTCATCCTGCTCGAGCAGAACTACCGGTCCACGCAGAACATCCTCGACGCGGCCAACGCGGTCATCGCGAACAACTTCGACCGCCAGGTCAAGAACCTGTTCACCGAGGTCGGCGCCGGCGACAAGATCATCGGCTTCACGGGCTACACCGGCCACGACGAAGCCCAGTTCGTCGCGGACGAGATCCAGCGCCTGCACGAGGACGGCATGGACTACCGCGACATGGCGGTGTTCTACCGGACCAACTCGCAGACCCGTACGCTCGAGGAGATCTTCATCCGGGCGGCGATCCCGTACCGGGTGCTCGGTGGCACCAAGTTCTACGAGCGCGCCGAGATCAAGGACGCCATGGCGTACCTGATCACCGTCGCCAACCCCGCCGACCCGATGGCGCTCCGCCGCGTGCTCAACGTGCCCAAGCGCGGGATCGGCGCCGTCACCGAGACCACCCTGCAGCGGTACGCCGACGACCACGACGTCACGATGCGTGAAGCCCTGCGGCACGCGGACGAACTCGGCTTCGGGCCGAAGGTGCGGAACGCGATCACGGCGTTCGCGGCCCTGCTCGACGACGTCTCGGCCAAGGCGACCGACCAGCCCGTCGTCGACACGCTGACGCAGCTGCTCGATGGTTCCGGCCTGCTCGAGCAGCTCCGGAAGTCCCCTGACGCCCAGGACTCCGCACGCGCCGACAACATCGACGAGCTCGTCGCCGTCACGCGGGAGTTCCAGAAGAACAACCCGGACGGCACGCTCGTCGACTTCCTGACCGAGGTCTCCCTGGTCGCCGCGGCGGACGAGCTCGACGACTCCTCCGGCACGGTGTCGCTCATGACGCTGCACACGGCCAAGGGGCTCGAGTACGACGCCGTGTTCCTGACCGGCGTCGAAGAGGACCTGCTGCCGCACCGGATGTCCGCGAACGAGCCCGGTGGTCCCTCCGAGGAACGCCGGCTCTTCTACGTGGGCATCACGCGCGCCAAGAAGTCCCTGTTCCTGTCGCTGGCGATGACCCGCGCACAGTTCGGCGACGTCAACGTGGCGATGCCGTCCCGCTTCCTGCAGGAGATCCCCGAGGGGCTCATCGAGTGGAAGCAGTCGCCCGGCATGGCGAACAGCCGTGGTGGCACGCAGCCCCGGGCGCTCAACGCGAAGCGGGACGGCGCGGGACCCGGTGGGTTCGGCGGCGCAGGCGGCGGCGGTGGCTACCGCGGTGGTGGCGGTTGGGGTGGCGGCTCGTACGACCGGGCGGCGGCCGCGGCGAAGACCCGCCCGAAGACCGAGTGGGCGAACCGCGTGTCCGGACAGGTCCGCGACAACGGCGACATGGAGCTGGCCGCGGGCGACCGCATCACCCACGTCGACTTCGGCGAGGGCACGGTGTCGGCCGTGACGGGACAGGGCGCCAAGCGCATCGCCGAGATCGCCTTCGACGCGGCCGGCCGCAAGAAGCTCCTCATCAAGATCGCCCCGATCGAGAAGCTCTAG
- a CDS encoding glycerophosphodiester phosphodiesterase family protein encodes MTPLVIAHRGASGYRPEHSRSAYELAIALGADAIEPDLVPTRDGALVLRHENEISGTTDVADRPEFEDRRTTKTVDGQRLTGWFTEDFTWDELTTLRTRERLPQLRPQSAAHDGDEPILRFEDLLGILDAAPRPVGLVAEVKHATYFDGVGLPMGQLVDAAIGAAGWRGDDRLTVECFEKGVLRDLGARGAGGRLVYLQEARGSAADEVATHGSSAPTYATERTDAALAALADEFDGISVPLGTLMAGVDPVAVDDPGPVRSDVVERAHAVGLDVYTWTLRPENRFLPAPLRRGGDVAAHGDWERWYTSVVRTGVDGVFADHADLAVRARELVADPAAVHRSGG; translated from the coding sequence ATGACCCCCCTGGTGATCGCGCACCGAGGTGCCTCCGGGTACCGCCCCGAACACTCGCGAAGCGCGTACGAGCTCGCGATCGCGCTGGGCGCCGACGCGATCGAGCCCGACCTGGTCCCGACCAGGGACGGCGCGCTGGTGCTCCGCCACGAGAACGAGATCTCGGGCACGACCGACGTGGCCGACCGCCCGGAGTTCGAGGACCGCCGGACGACCAAGACGGTGGACGGGCAACGCCTGACCGGGTGGTTCACCGAGGACTTCACGTGGGACGAGCTCACGACGCTCCGCACCCGCGAACGGCTGCCGCAGCTGCGTCCGCAGTCGGCCGCCCACGACGGCGACGAGCCGATCCTGCGGTTCGAGGACCTGCTCGGGATCCTCGACGCGGCGCCGCGCCCGGTCGGACTCGTCGCGGAGGTCAAGCACGCGACGTACTTCGACGGTGTCGGCCTGCCGATGGGGCAGCTCGTCGACGCGGCGATCGGCGCCGCCGGCTGGCGGGGCGACGACCGGCTCACCGTCGAGTGCTTCGAGAAGGGCGTCCTCCGCGACCTCGGCGCACGTGGGGCGGGCGGTCGTCTGGTCTACCTCCAGGAGGCCCGTGGCAGTGCCGCGGACGAGGTCGCGACCCACGGGTCGTCGGCTCCCACGTACGCGACCGAGCGGACCGACGCGGCGCTCGCGGCGCTCGCCGACGAGTTCGACGGCATCAGCGTCCCCCTGGGCACCCTGATGGCGGGCGTCGACCCGGTGGCGGTCGACGACCCGGGCCCCGTTCGTTCCGACGTGGTCGAGCGAGCGCACGCCGTCGGGCTCGACGTGTACACCTGGACGCTGCGGCCGGAGAACCGGTTCCTGCCGGCGCCACTCCGTCGTGGCGGGGACGTGGCCGCGCACGGGGACTGGGAGCGCTGGTACACCTCGGTGGTCCGGACGGGCGTCGACGGCGTGTTCGCGGACCACGCCGACCTGGCCGTGCGTGCCCGGGAACTGGTCGCCGACCCCGCCGCCGTCCACCGCAGCGGGGGCTGA
- a CDS encoding LacI family DNA-binding transcriptional regulator, with protein sequence MTDPSARTRTRKPTRRDVARLAGVSDAVVSYTLNGGAPVAPDTRLRVLAAVAELGYRPNQAARALRSGSARTLVLAVPDVADPVFSNPFFAEFAAAIESVARERGYALSTTATTFSPEGLRSRFEEFAARMVDGVLVLSSGAADRDAIDPVGLPWVDLNVSAAREGVASVGTDLRSGAELATEHLLDHGRTRVAFVGQADVGEPRHAGWLAACRSRGVPPGRVVAGGYTREGGYAAGLRIADDLATGDGPDAVFAASDRTAVGVLRAFHERDVRVPEDVAVVAFDGSWEAEYTWPPLSTVRQPVESMAEAAVRGLLDGSAPTHRQFPVELVIRASCGTHEPVTEAR encoded by the coding sequence GTGACCGACCCGAGTGCCAGGACGCGGACCCGCAAGCCGACCCGTCGTGACGTCGCGCGCCTCGCCGGGGTGTCGGACGCCGTCGTCAGCTACACGCTGAACGGCGGCGCTCCGGTCGCCCCGGACACCCGGCTCCGGGTCCTGGCGGCGGTGGCCGAACTCGGGTACCGCCCGAACCAGGCAGCCCGGGCGCTGCGGTCCGGCTCGGCCCGCACGCTCGTGCTCGCCGTGCCCGACGTCGCCGACCCCGTGTTCTCGAACCCGTTCTTCGCCGAGTTCGCGGCCGCCATCGAGTCCGTCGCCCGCGAGCGCGGGTACGCCCTCTCGACCACGGCCACGACCTTCTCCCCGGAGGGCCTGCGATCGCGCTTCGAGGAGTTCGCGGCACGGATGGTGGACGGCGTGCTCGTCCTGTCGAGCGGCGCCGCCGACCGCGACGCGATCGATCCCGTCGGCCTGCCGTGGGTCGACCTCAACGTCTCGGCCGCGCGCGAGGGCGTCGCGAGCGTCGGGACCGACCTGCGCTCCGGAGCCGAACTCGCGACCGAGCACCTGCTCGACCACGGACGGACGCGCGTCGCATTCGTCGGCCAGGCCGACGTCGGTGAACCCCGGCATGCCGGGTGGCTGGCAGCGTGCCGGAGCCGGGGCGTGCCTCCAGGCCGGGTCGTCGCCGGCGGCTACACCCGCGAGGGCGGGTACGCGGCCGGCCTCCGGATCGCGGACGACCTGGCGACCGGCGACGGCCCGGACGCGGTGTTCGCGGCGTCTGACCGCACCGCGGTCGGGGTCCTGCGGGCGTTCCACGAGCGGGACGTCCGCGTGCCGGAGGACGTCGCCGTCGTCGCCTTCGACGGCTCGTGGGAAGCCGAGTACACCTGGCCACCGCTCAGCACCGTCCGGCAGCCGGTCGAGTCGATGGCCGAGGCGGCGGTCCGCGGACTGCTCGACGGGTCCGCGCCCACGCACCGGCAGTTCCCTGTGGAACTCGTCATCCGGGCGTCATGCGGGACCCACGAGCCGGTCACCGAGGCGCGTTAG